The following proteins are co-located in the Candidatus Tanganyikabacteria bacterium genome:
- a CDS encoding formylglycine-generating enzyme family protein yields TPGPTPTPTPAPTPGPTPTPTPAPAPTPTPIPTPAATPAPSPTPGLTAGFVRIPAGTFQIGSPESEFARDTDEGPQHQVTLTRAFEMLDHEVTQGQWKALMTCDTTLCPPCGAADAQDDDCPVAAMTWFEAVEYANAFSRSKGLPECYSVSGTTVTVEAPGGNPYRCGGFRLPTEAEWEYAYRAGSTTAYYNGANSATGCGLDPKLDAIGWYCGNSGNKFQKVKQKLPNAFGLYDMAGGVYEWVWDWKESYLSGAETDPPGPSFGSRRGKRGGSYKDYAEEARAATRRRTSPDQRVFDNGFRLVRTLP; encoded by the coding sequence CGACGCCGGGCCCCACTCCTACGCCGACGCCCGCGCCGACACCGGGCCCCACTCCTACGCCGACGCCTGCACCCGCGCCGACACCCACCCCCATCCCGACGCCCGCCGCGACGCCCGCGCCCAGCCCGACTCCGGGGCTTACCGCGGGATTCGTGCGCATTCCGGCCGGGACGTTCCAGATAGGATCGCCGGAGTCCGAGTTCGCGCGCGACACCGACGAGGGGCCGCAGCACCAGGTGACGCTGACGCGCGCGTTCGAGATGCTGGACCACGAGGTCACGCAGGGCCAGTGGAAGGCCCTCATGACGTGCGATACGACGCTTTGCCCCCCGTGCGGCGCCGCCGACGCGCAGGACGACGACTGCCCCGTCGCCGCGATGACCTGGTTCGAGGCCGTCGAGTACGCCAACGCCTTCTCGCGCTCGAAAGGACTCCCCGAGTGCTACAGCGTCTCGGGCACGACCGTGACCGTCGAGGCGCCCGGCGGCAACCCGTACCGGTGCGGCGGTTTCCGCCTGCCGACCGAGGCCGAGTGGGAGTACGCCTACCGCGCGGGCTCCACGACCGCCTACTACAACGGGGCCAACTCGGCGACCGGTTGCGGCCTCGATCCGAAACTCGACGCCATCGGCTGGTACTGCGGCAACAGCGGCAACAAGTTCCAGAAGGTCAAGCAGAAGCTGCCCAACGCCTTCGGCCTCTACGACATGGCCGGCGGCGTCTACGAGTGGGTCTGGGACTGGAAGGAATCCTACCTGTCGGGAGCCGAGACCGATCCCCCCGGGCCCAGCTTCGGCTCCCGCCGGGGCAAGCGGGGCGGATCGTACAAGGATTATGCCGAGGAGGCGCGGGCCGCCACTAGGCGCCGCACCTCGCCGGATCAGCGCGTGTTCGACAACGGGTTCCGCCTGGTCAGGACCTTGCCGTAG